The Cucumis melo cultivar AY chromosome 5, USDA_Cmelo_AY_1.0, whole genome shotgun sequence genome has a segment encoding these proteins:
- the LOC127149569 gene encoding uncharacterized protein LOC127149569, producing MVIVSDAHKSIENGFNTVYEIAEHGLCAFHLLKNLKKNHKSLPMEDSFNKCARAYTPLEFEYYMRQLEQLSPSMRHELEAVGRHKWARAFFKRKRYQVITTNISESMNSTLKKQRELPVMGLLESIRSLIQKWFYERRTKWRFQRTQLSIYAEDMIRESLAQSRSMNIYPVDQHEFEVHHRKEQFVVNILNRTCSCRQWDLDLIPCSYACIALSTRNLNLHLYTDKFYYVSNLINLYKKRTCPIGTVNQIRNTHQGGNDGILPPHVKRPAGRPKKKRFTSFLEKKASVRCSRCGKGHNCRSCKEPI from the exons ATGGTAATTGTTTCTGATGCTCACAAAAGTATAGAAAATGGGTTTAATACCGTTTATGAAATAGCTGAACATGGATTATGTGCATTCCATTTGTTGAAGAACTTGAAAAAGAACCATAAATCACTTCCCATGGAGGACTCATTCAATAAATGTGCCAGAGCGTATACACCACTGGAATTTGAGTACTACATGAGGCAACTCGAACAACTATCTCCATCAATGAGGCATGAGTTGGAAGCAGTGGGAAGACATAAGTGGGCCAGGGcattttttaagagaaaaagaTACCAGGTTATTACAACCAACATCTCTGAAAGTATGAACTCTACCTTGAAAAAACAACGAGAATTGCCTGTAATGGGACTTCTAGAATCTATCCGTAGTTTGATTCAAAAATGGTTCTATGAACGTCGTACCAAATGGAGATTCCAACGCACACAACTTTCAATATATGCAGAAGATATGATTCGAGAATCCTTGGCGCAGAGCCGCTCAATGAAT ATATATCCTGTAGACCAACATGAATTTGAAGTCCACCATCGTAAGGAACAATTTGTCGTCAACATTTTAAATCGGACATGTTCATGTCGTCAATGGGACCTTGATTTGATCCCTTGTTCATATGCATGTATAGCATTGTCCACAAGGAATCTTAATCTCCATTTATACACCGATAAGTTCTACTATGTCTCAAATTTGATAAACCTGTACAAGAAGAGGACGTGTCCTATTGGTACTGTAAACCAAATTAGGAATACCCACCAAGGTGGCAATGATGGAATACTTCCACCGCATGTTAAACGTCCAGCTGGAAGACCCAAAAAGAAGAGGTTTACTTCATTCTTAGAGAAGAAAGCCTCTGTTCGTTGTAGCAGGTGTGGTAAAGGTCACAATTGCAGGTCTTGTAAAGAACCCATTTAG